A single window of Vicia villosa cultivar HV-30 ecotype Madison, WI unplaced genomic scaffold, Vvil1.0 ctg.000029F_1_1_3, whole genome shotgun sequence DNA harbors:
- the LOC131622365 gene encoding uncharacterized protein LOC131622365: MKMETEPLHHQFSSPSFSSYSSDSLAQTATRVIHTDDSSQQNHNINTVNDDFEFDFTFLSTDSVSSVPADDIFHNGQITPTYPLFDQSLLNGVVSRSHDLPETAPRRRRLPLKKLMEDEGEGKELDGVAAGTYCVWTPPCKKSSSTGSEAKRWKFRDLLLRSHSDGKKDSLLFFTSGGKKNSAVHDVAGAAKDGFRSKRKLGISWIIQ; this comes from the coding sequence ATGAAAATGGAAACAGAGCCTCTTCATCACCAATTTTCATCCCCAAGTTTCAGCAGTTACTCTTCCGACTCTTTGGCTCAAACAGCCACCAGAGTCATCCACACCGACGACTCTTCCCAACAAAACCACAATATCAACACTGTCAACGATGATTTCGAATTCGACTTCACTTTCCTTTCCACTGACTCTGTTTCCTCTGTCCCCGCCGACGACATTTTCCACAACGGTCAGATCACACCGACATATCCACTCTTCGACCAATCTTTGCTCAACGGCGTCGTTTCACGTTCTCATGATCTCCCTGAAACTGCACCTCGCCGTCGTCGTTTACCCCTGAAGAAACTAATGGAAGACGAAGGCGAAGGAAAAGAGCTTGACGGTGTGGCAGCGGGGACGTACTGCGTGTGGACCCCACCTTGCAAAAAGAGCAGCTCCACCGGGTCGGAGGCGAAGCGGTGGAAGTTCCGGGATTTGTTACTCAGGAGCCATAGCGATGGGAAGAAGGACTCGCTTTTGTTTTTTACATCAGGCGGTAAGAAGAACTCCGCCGTTCATGATGTCGCCGGCGCGGCCAAGGACGGGTTCCGATCGAAGAGGAAGTTAGGAATTAGTTGGATTATTCAGTAG